A stretch of DNA from Planococcus antarcticus DSM 14505:
CAACTTTGGATTGCCAGCAAAATATTCAACCCCATCAATGGTCGCCTGTGCCCCTTTACCGGGGATTACTTTGAACGAATCTCCGGTTTTCACGGAAATCTGTTGTTCATCAGCATACGAAATAATTGCTTTGGCAATCGGATGAATCGAGTGTTCTTCAATGGTCCGTGCAATGCTGATCAGTTCATTCTCGGTTCCTTTTACGGCGACTATTTCCGAAACTTTCGGTTTCCCTTCTGTTAACGTTCCGGTCTTATCAAAGGCAATTGCGTTTATCGCTCCTGCTTTCTCAAGGAACGTTCCTCCCTTGATCAAAACGCCATTTTTAGCTGCATTTCCGATGGCCGATACAATGGCCACCGGCGTCGAAATGACGAGCGCACAAGGACAAGCTACCACCAACAAAGCGAGTCCTTTATAAAGCCACTCTTCCCACGTCCCGAAACCGGTTAGAGGCGGCAATACCATGACCAGCAGCGCAAGTACAAAAACAATCGGTGTATAAACGCGTGCAAAACGGTCCACAAAGGCTTGAGTCGGCGCTTTCTGTTCTTGCGCTTCCTCCACAAGGTGAATGATTTTTGCAATGGTCGTATCTTCCACCAGTTTTGTTACCCGAACTTCCAAAGAACCACTTTCATTGATCGTTCCGGCATATACCGGATCGTCTTTTTCTTTATCGACCGGCATCGATTCCCCTGTGATGGGCGCTTGGTTGACACTTGAAGCGCCTGAGATGACCTCTCCATCCAGCGGAAATTTTTTACCCGGCTTGATTACGATGGTATCCCCAACCGCCACTTCTTCTACCGGTTTGGAAATCAGCTGATTTCCTACTTTTACTAGCGCTTCAGAAGGGGCTAGATTGATTAAACTCCGGATAGATTCTCTTGTCCGTTCAATCGAACGATTTTGCAGCGCATTTCCTAAGGCGAATAACCAAACAACGGTTGCGCCTTCGAACCATTCACCAATCAAGGCAGCTCCGATCGCTGCGGAAACCATCAAGACATTCATGTCCAGAGATTTGCTTTTCACGGCATAAAAAGCGCTTCTGGCGGGCTTGTAACCCCCAATGATAATGGTCAAAGCATATAGTACGGTAACTAGATTTTCAGAAAGGCCAGCTAAAGAACCAAAGAAACCAACCGCTAAAAGCAAACCTGATAACATTGCGGTGGTTACTCTGTTCTTGTTCTTTTCTTCGATTTTTCTTTCCTTTGTCACCAGAGAAGCCTGGAAACCGGCTCTTTCTACTTCTTGAATGATTTCTTTGTCTTTGGCAGTATGGAGGATCTGCATTTTTCCGGTAGAAAAATTCACCTTCACATTCTGAACTGCGGGGTTCTTTGAAAGATGCTTTTCAATGGTTACCGCACAAGCTCCGCAGTCCATCCCATCTATTCGATATATCTGCCCATTTTTTTTCGTTTCAACTGCATTCGTCTCAAAACCCAGTTTTTTCACTTGTCTTGGAATTTGATCGGCAATTGCAGAATCGCTTACCCCAACCGTCATTTTTCCGGCACTGTAATTAACCTTCACCGTTTCAATCCCTTTTACAGTATGGAGGCTCTTCTCAATAGTTGCCGCACAAGAGGGACAATCCATTCCCTGGATCTGATAAGTGAATGCCTCGATTGATGGTCCAGCCGGCTTTTGTTCTTTAAAATGAGTTGTCGGGTCACTGGATTTGTCTTTATCAGTTTCACAACATGAAGTGGTTTTCTCCAGAACTTTCACCGTTTGTTTTGAACTTGCACAAGAAGTGTCTGTATAACAGCTTGTCTCGGCTTGTTTTTCTGAAACTTTCATTTCATCTCTCCTATCTGCTGTTTCTCATGGAAAGAGAAACTTGGTACTCATACGAAATGATAAGACCTTCACTTTTCAGCCGCCAGAATGCATAGAAACTTCTCCTTCAAAAATAGCTTTGTTCTACTTCTATTTTTAGAACAACGGTCTTTCTTTTTTACTCTTCAAATAACATTCTTATACTCGTTTGAATATATAAGTATAGATTAAGTTACGATGGAATATTTGTCAACACCCTATACTTTGGTGAAAATGATACAAAGTAGAACATTTCTTCATTGAATAACCGTTCGTAAAAGTACACGTTTACGAACGCTCTAAAAATAGTGAAAAAAACGGTAAAAAGAGCGTTCGTAAACGTGTCAAAACTCTTTACGAACGTTCACCGATTTGCACACACCTTTACGAACGCTTTTTAGGCCCGATTAGCGGAAAAGATCATTTTTCGAGATGAATTACGGAATATCGCCACTTTGGCTATGTACGTGCCAGCAACATAAACTAATATGAAAGTCGTCAATTGGACGAAGAGAAAACCCGGCATCTTTACCGAGATGCCGGGTTTTCTCTTCGATCTATTCTTTTCCTCCATACAGCTGCTGAAGTTCTTCTTCTTTCATGGTAAATCGGTGTTCTTCCGCTGGGAAAGCACCTGTCTTCACTTCCGTGACATACTGGATCAACCCATTTTTCATGATGTCTCCCGTTTCTGCATAAGATTGTACAAACTTTGGCAAATGGTGCGATCCGTACTTCAAGGTATCGTGATAAACCAGTACCTGTCCGTCTGTCTCACTGCCAGCGCCAATGCCAATCACCGGAATCGTCAGCGCCGCGGTGACTTTCTGCGCCAATTGATATGGAATGCATTCAAGGACCAGCATGCAGGCCCCTGCCGCTTCACATGCCCGCGCATCTTCGATGAGCTTCTGTGCGGCACCCGCTGTTTTCCCTTGCACTTTGTAGCCGCCGAGAACACCTGCCGTTTGTGGAAGCAGCCCCAAGTGAGCGACAACCGGGATGCCGGTGCGTGTCAACAATTTCACCACGTCCACAACCTCATCTGCGCCTTCCAGCTTTACTGCTTCCGCTCCCGTTTCTTGAAAAATGCGGACCGCGTTGTCGAGTGTGCGTTCTGCACTTCCATGAAACGATGCAAAAGGCATGTCTACCACCAAAAAGGTATCGGGGGCGCCGCGCCGCGCTGCTTTGCCGTGGTGGATCATGTCATCGACGGTCACTTTCACCGTAGAATCGTATCCAAGGACGACCATTCCAAGAGAATCGCCTACCAGAATCACATCGACTCCAGCTTGCTCGGCAAGTTTTGCTGACGGATAATCGTAGGCAGTCAGCATAGCGATTTTTTCATCTTGTGTTTTCATTTTGATGAGTGATGCTGTATTTTTCATTTTTTTCTCTCCTTTTGGGAGGAAAACCGAAATAAAGCCCGTCGGTTCCAAATCTGGACAGACGGGCAACAAGTTTATTAGTGGTTTTCTCCGTCCCTGTCGATTTAAGATCAAGGCAGAACTATTTGATTGTTGAGTGTCTTTATACGGGTGCAGTTCAACAATGATACCGCCCTTATTGACACTATAGCAGAAGCAGGTATAGTGGGGCATCGTTTATGTATCGAGGAGAGTGTGCTTTCAGCAGTCAAGGACTAAAGAAATTGCTTCATAGCTCTTGTATGAAGCCAGGCAAAGAATGTCTGTCTCCCTGCTTTGTCGAGCTCGTGGACGTGCCAGCGCTAAGAAATTAGCTTATGAACTAGTGGTTTCCTGTTTTTTGCCCGGGTTGACGAAAAGCTATAAAGCAACATGGCAGCGAACTCTAGAATAGAATGTAGTTAACTTGCTCGATAGTTTATTGAACTCTAGCATTCTTTAAAAAGATGGCTTTATCGCTTCTGCCATTCATCTCCAAGAATGCTGTAAAGAAGAGAATCGCGCCATCCATCTTTCATTCGCAAGTTTTTCCGAAGCAGACCTTCTTTTATCATTCCGACTTTTTCAAGGATTTTTTGTGATCCGAGATTTTGAGGATCACAGCTTGCCCAAATTCTATGAAGCCGGTTTTCTTCAAAGCCGAACTCCAGCAGCAGTAGAGCCACTTCTGCAGCAATTCCTTGCCTCCAATAATTCGGATGAAGAATATAGCCAATTGCACCAGATTGGTTGGTTCTGTCTATTGCTGAAAGCTCTCCCGCTCCAATAACTTTTCCTGTTTCTTTCCAGACTACCGCAAAAGTAAAATTCGTTCGCGGCTGGCGGAGCTGTTGTTGGAGCACATCATCTATGTATTGCTGTGTTTCTTGTGGTGTATTCGGTTCCCACGATTGATACTTGGAGACAATTTCCCGAGAGGCATAGGCATGGACCGCTTTCCAGTCTGTTTTTTCGAATTCCCTCAAAAAGAACCGATCTGTCTCAAGCATTTAAATCTCCCTTCCATCTTGTTTAATTTTTCGGTGGCTTTAATCTCTTTTCATTTCATTGCGTCCTTTACTTTTTCCTGAATCATGACCACTTTTGGCTCTATGTCCACTGGCTGATAGCTCAAGTCGATGCATTCGTTCCAAAATTCCATATGCTTCTTATCAACTTCGTGTTCGGAGTTCTCCAGTTCCGCTCCGCCTTCTCCCTGCACCGAATACCAGTATAAATACACTGCACCATTGATCTCTTCTTTGAAAATCGTTTCGACGAACATTTTTTCATCGTTGAGTGTCAGCAGGACCTTGTCCATATGCTCATTCAAAAAATTCATCCATTGTTCAACAACTTCCGCCTTCCCTTTTTTGACTTTGAATCTCGATGGCTCTGAGGTCAACTTCATTTATCTACACCCGTTGCTATTTTTTTGAAATACCCCAAAGTGGCTCTGTCATTCAACTGTTCACTAACACCTGTCGTCCGGTAGCCCAATTTTTCATAAAACCGGCAATTCCCTTCTTCCTCAAGAATGGTTGCAAGCTCCCATGTGGCGGCTTCTGCATGCAGAAGTTCCGTCAGTTTCATCGCTCTTCCGGCTATTCCAAGCCCCTGGAACAGAGGATCGACGAATAAAGGGCTGACCCAAAACTGGCAGTCTCTATCCGACTTGATGCGTATC
This window harbors:
- a CDS encoding GNAT family N-acetyltransferase → MLETDRFFLREFEKTDWKAVHAYASREIVSKYQSWEPNTPQETQQYIDDVLQQQLRQPRTNFTFAVVWKETGKVIGAGELSAIDRTNQSGAIGYILHPNYWRQGIAAEVALLLLEFGFEENRLHRIWASCDPQNLGSQKILEKVGMIKEGLLRKNLRMKDGWRDSLLYSILGDEWQKR
- a CDS encoding heavy metal translocating P-type ATPase — translated: MKVSEKQAETSCYTDTSCASSKQTVKVLEKTTSCCETDKDKSSDPTTHFKEQKPAGPSIEAFTYQIQGMDCPSCAATIEKSLHTVKGIETVKVNYSAGKMTVGVSDSAIADQIPRQVKKLGFETNAVETKKNGQIYRIDGMDCGACAVTIEKHLSKNPAVQNVKVNFSTGKMQILHTAKDKEIIQEVERAGFQASLVTKERKIEEKNKNRVTTAMLSGLLLAVGFFGSLAGLSENLVTVLYALTIIIGGYKPARSAFYAVKSKSLDMNVLMVSAAIGAALIGEWFEGATVVWLFALGNALQNRSIERTRESIRSLINLAPSEALVKVGNQLISKPVEEVAVGDTIVIKPGKKFPLDGEVISGASSVNQAPITGESMPVDKEKDDPVYAGTINESGSLEVRVTKLVEDTTIAKIIHLVEEAQEQKAPTQAFVDRFARVYTPIVFVLALLVMVLPPLTGFGTWEEWLYKGLALLVVACPCALVISTPVAIVSAIGNAAKNGVLIKGGTFLEKAGAINAIAFDKTGTLTEGKPKVSEIVAVKGTENELISIARTIEEHSIHPIAKAIISYADEQQISVKTGDSFKVIPGKGAQATIDGVEYFAGNPKLYQEMNVSLSSVADRIQTLQNEGHTLIVVGTRTAIFGVIGVADTIRSITVTAIQKLKSVGMEEMVMLTGDNNGTAKKIAVQTGVDRYFAELLPEDKVTAVKKLQQEGRKVAMVGDGINDAPALATADLGIAMGGAGTDTAMETADIVLMADNLEKLPHTIKLSRKALTIIKQNVWFSLLTKVVALLLIFPGLLTLWMAVLADTGAALLVILNSMRLLRQK
- a CDS encoding GNAT family N-acetyltransferase; translation: MKITLEMAVASDAAAILAMQKSAFLPLLKKYQDSATNPANETLERVLGRISGPGSFYYKIMAQEKMVGAIRIKSDRDCQFWVSPLFVDPLFQGLGIAGRAMKLTELLHAEAATWELATILEEEGNCRFYEKLGYRTTGVSEQLNDRATLGYFKKIATGVDK
- a CDS encoding DUF6176 family protein; the protein is MKLTSEPSRFKVKKGKAEVVEQWMNFLNEHMDKVLLTLNDEKMFVETIFKEEINGAVYLYWYSVQGEGGAELENSEHEVDKKHMEFWNECIDLSYQPVDIEPKVVMIQEKVKDAMK
- the panB gene encoding 3-methyl-2-oxobutanoate hydroxymethyltransferase, giving the protein MKNTASLIKMKTQDEKIAMLTAYDYPSAKLAEQAGVDVILVGDSLGMVVLGYDSTVKVTVDDMIHHGKAARRGAPDTFLVVDMPFASFHGSAERTLDNAVRIFQETGAEAVKLEGADEVVDVVKLLTRTGIPVVAHLGLLPQTAGVLGGYKVQGKTAGAAQKLIEDARACEAAGACMLVLECIPYQLAQKVTAALTIPVIGIGAGSETDGQVLVYHDTLKYGSHHLPKFVQSYAETGDIMKNGLIQYVTEVKTGAFPAEEHRFTMKEEELQQLYGGKE